The DNA region TGCGCCGCCGAGAACGATCATGCATTGCAAGTTATCTGGATCACGGTCCGGCTTTGGAAAACGCAACTCCAGGCCCTGGAGGAGGTAATTGCCTGTCGTGGTGAAGAGGACGACGAAGAGCAACAGCGTGGCGAATGCCGAGAAAAGCGCGCCAAGGCGCCTGAAGCGGAGAACCACAGCAAGGAATGCGAAGAGAATGAGGAAGAACACCAGCGAAAGCGGCTGGCCGAAGACCCAGACTAACTTTGAAAACAGAAACAACGATGGCCCCCTGTGCTAGGTTCAGTGGCATCCTATCCGATTCGGTCATGACGGGAATGACAGACGCACAGCACGGCTGGGCTTTCGGGCATAGGAACACCGTTGTTTCAAGCGAAGCTCCGTAAGCGTTTAGGTCAATCAACGCGCAATCCGCCGCCCGGGCATTGCGCAATTGGTTCGGCCGCATCTTTCGGAGAAATTCAATGCCCTATAGCAAAACTCCCCAAACGCTATAACGCGATTGTCGTGCCATTTATCCTGTCGATGCTGATGAGAGGCGTCGCCTCCGCCATCAGTATTGTCCGCACGCAAGGTATTGGCCCGCTTACGCTTGCCATGTCTCCATCCACATGGGCACTGTCCTGGATTATCGCTTTTCCGGTGCATCGCATCATTCATCGTTGAATCATAACGAAAAAATATACCAGCAGATCATCACGGCCTGCCGATACTGCCTATCGCTGTGCAGTTCATGCCTCAATGGGATCATCCCCGGATTTGTCTCACCGCCCGTTTGTGTTCCGTCTTTCGAGCCGCTAGTTTGAGGCCGACTCATCTCCTGGAAGCCATCGCGGACATGTCTGCACTCGAGAATTTCGCCGAAAATCTACGGCGCCTCTGTCTTGCCAAGGCGGGCAGCATCAGCGCTGCCGCGCGAGGCATGCAAATCGGCCGCTCGCAGATTGAATCCTATCTTCAGGCACGGCGCGCGCCGGGCCGCGCCTCTGTCAAAAAAATCTGCGAATATCTCGGCGTCACCGAGGAGGAGATGTACCAGCGGCCGGTTTCGGTCGATTTGGACCACGGCCGCCCGTCAGCGCAGCGCATCCTATCTGCGGCGCGGGATGCGCTGGAGCCGCTCCTTTTTGCCGATCCGTCCGCCGGTATCGCGCCTGGCATTTATCATGCCTACATGACGATTCCGAGTACGCCGGGGAGTCTGCTCTGCGCTGTTATCGTTATTGCCAAGCAGGGAAGTGCCACGACTTTCCGGCGCCTCACCAATCGCGCGGTAAAGAGGGGCGAGTACTGGTCGCGCTTCACCGGTGATCACAAGGGCATCGTCGTCGAGCGTCTTAATTGTCTTTCCTTTGTGGCTGCCAATCAGATCGGCACACAGGAGCCGACGCTGATGCGTCTATGGTGGTTGCCCTTCTCGGAAAAGTTGCTTGGTGGTCATGCCATGATCTTTACTCCGGCTGGACCATCCTTCAGTGCGGTTGTGATGGTGCCGCTGAGCGCGAAGATCAACCTCAGAACGGCGCTGCGCCTCGCGAAGGTCTATCGAACGACCGATGAGGCCGTTCCGCGGATCGTGCGGGATATGATTGTGCAGCAACGCGCCGATTTTATCTCCGCGGTTACACGCGACCTCGGCTAGTTCAGTGAAAGCCCGGCTTCATGGGTTACGGGAGCGTGATCCACATTGACGCGGTGCGCCTCAATCAGCGCCATCGACAAAAGATAAGTCAGCATGGGCTGCCGGGCGCTCCGACTCTGCGCGATCAGCGTGTTCAGCATATCGATCGCGTAGTCACCGACGCCATCATCAAAATTCAGCGCTTGTTTGGCTTGCACAGTCTTTTTCTGGTCCATCGTGCTTCTCCGTCGGTCACGTAGAGTTCAATTGCGCATTATGATTGGCATAGTTCGCATTTTTGAGCTAGATATTTCTGCATAAACCCAATGATAACGATTTTAATTCAGAAAAAGTCGATTTTTGACTTAAACTGAAGCAATGTATCACTCGGATGTATCAAACTAATATTTGCGCATTAATTGAATGTTTGCGGGTGTACCTCATTGTTCGGCCTGCGATCAGGATCGATCGTCTTCGAACCCGAGGAGAACGGACATGCAGAAGAAGAGCAAGCCGAACCTTAAGGTTACTGCAATCAAGGCCAAGCCGACTTTTGTGAGCCGCGGCATGATGTTCCGCATCGATTAAATGATGAGGTGCCTGCCGGGCGAATAAGCCACGGCGGGCATTTTCCTGCCATGCGATATCGCTCCTCCCGCACGCTCGTCTTTCACAATGACGGTGACGAGTTCGTAGCCTGTAATTTCCTTACCAAGGCTGTCTTCGAGTGCAGCCCGGATCTCTTGGATTTTTTGGGCGCTGTTGCCGACTGGAGTGACCGCGCAGCGATCCGCGAGCAAGCGCCGGGCTATAGCGAGGACGAACTCGATGAAACGCTTGCGGCGCTTGCCGAGATGTCCGCACTGGTCGTTGAAGGGTCTAACCTTGAAATGCGCGAGGACGCCTTCCGCCGGCATTGGAAATGGGGCGTGCCCGCAGCACTGATGCATTTCTGTGTTCAGGATCCTGAATACATGTCGCTTAATGAGGCCGAGGATCTACAGCGCGCCGCATTCGCCAGCGACGGTGAGATCGAGCTCTACAGCCTCAATTCGGGGCGAGTGGACGTCACTGCGCTCCCAGAGGTGCTTTCCGGCAATTCGTTACTGCAACTGATGGCCAAGCGGCGCACTCAACGCAAAGGTCTCGCGAAAGCCGTGTCAGTGCCAGCACTTTCCGAAGCGCTTTTCGCAGGCCTTGGAATTACCGGCACTGCGCGAAATGCCGTGGTGACGCTGCCGTTGTCGATGACGCCCTCCGGCGGCGCACGCAACCCCTACGAGGCCTATATCTTCGTCAAGGCAGTCGACGGGCTGGCGCCGGGCATCTACCACTATTCGGCCTTTGAGCATTCATTGGCGAAGATATCGGATGCTTCGCCTTTGCTTGCCGATCTCGTGGGCGGACAGGAATGGGCCGATACCATGCCCTGTATGATCGTTCTCGTCGCCCACATGGACCGCACCATGTGGAAATACAGCGATCCCAATGCCTATCGTGTGGTCATGATCGAGGCGGGGCACATCGGCCAGAACATCATGCTTTCGGCCACCGCCCGCGGCATGACAGCCTGCCCGACGGCGGCGCTCAGCCATACGATGATTGGTGAACTAATAGGCCTCCGCAACCCCGCCCATGCGCCGATCTACGCACTGACGCTCGGCTTCCCTGACGCTACGTAAGTCCCAAAAAAAGTCGGTTGAATTTTGCAACTGATGGGTTGAGTTATTTTCAATAACCGGCATATTACTATAAGCAATTTGTTAATATGTGAGGGAATGCTTAGGTGCCAGATCCGGTAGATATTCTCGTCGGTCGCAATGTCAGACAGCTTCGTGCCCGCCGGCGTGTCTCGCAACTGGAGCTGGGGGAAGCTCTCGGCCTAACGTTCCAGCAAATCCAGAAATACGAAAAAGGCACCAACCGCGTCTCCGCCAGCAAGTTGCATCAGATCGCGGTCTTTCTTGGCGTTGAAATCTCAGCGCTCTTTGAGGGCACGGAAATGGCGCAGTTCCCGTCAAAGGTTGAACTGAGCCCTGAGGCTTATGAACTGGCCATCAATTACGACAGGCTTCGCTCGCCAGCGGGCAAGGAGGCGGTCAAGACGATTTTGACGCTGATGAGCACGGAAAAGGCCGCCTGACGCTCCCATCGCGGCCCATAACAAAAGACAATCCCGGTACCTCATGTCCGCCGCAAGGCGAGTTTCTTTTGGTCCGGATTTTCTAGTGAAGTTCTCGCTCGTGCAGCGCGACGAGCAATTCGTCCTGCGTATGATGTCCGGCGTGATAAAGGTCGATCGCGATGCTGGCGATCGACAGTCCTTGCTGGCTGCGAAGCTTGATGTTGTGCTCGGCACACCAGGTATAAAGTGCGCCGGCAAGGACGTCGACGTCATCCGGCTGGAAGGGCAAGGAGGCTGCTGCCGTCATGGAAGTGACCCTCAGTTTGGTTTGTTCCCCAGAATTCCAAGGGTAATAGTGATGCCATTTCAGCAGGTTGCAAGCGGCATCCGCAGCCTGCGTTAACGCAGGACATATTGCCGGCTTGCTGTGTTTCAAATTGGAACAGAAATGGTCAGGTCCGCGAGCGATTCCGAATTCGTGCGGTTTTGAAACATGCCCGCCATGTGCCAGTGGTGGCTTACCGCCATCGCACGATCGAAGAGTGGCCTTCAAGATGGCCCGCCGGGGCCGTGCCTGTAGATCTCTACGACATGAAAAAAGCCGGGAAGGAAAGCCCGGCTTCAATCTGAATTATGTTTGCGCGTCGGCCCTTATCCTTCGAAGAATTCCTTCATGCGGGCAAAGAAGCCCGTTGATTCCGGGTTGTTCTCCTTGGACGAAAGC from Rhizobium sullae includes:
- a CDS encoding DUF2798 domain-containing protein; translation: MFQAKLRKRLGQSTRNPPPGHCAIGSAASFGEIQCPIAKLPKRYNAIVVPFILSMLMRGVASAISIVRTQGIGPLTLAMSPSTWALSWIIAFPVHRIIHR
- a CDS encoding helix-turn-helix domain-containing protein produces the protein MSALENFAENLRRLCLAKAGSISAAARGMQIGRSQIESYLQARRAPGRASVKKICEYLGVTEEEMYQRPVSVDLDHGRPSAQRILSAARDALEPLLFADPSAGIAPGIYHAYMTIPSTPGSLLCAVIVIAKQGSATTFRRLTNRAVKRGEYWSRFTGDHKGIVVERLNCLSFVAANQIGTQEPTLMRLWWLPFSEKLLGGHAMIFTPAGPSFSAVVMVPLSAKINLRTALRLAKVYRTTDEAVPRIVRDMIVQQRADFISAVTRDLG
- a CDS encoding SagB/ThcOx family dehydrogenase, translated to MRYRSSRTLVFHNDGDEFVACNFLTKAVFECSPDLLDFLGAVADWSDRAAIREQAPGYSEDELDETLAALAEMSALVVEGSNLEMREDAFRRHWKWGVPAALMHFCVQDPEYMSLNEAEDLQRAAFASDGEIELYSLNSGRVDVTALPEVLSGNSLLQLMAKRRTQRKGLAKAVSVPALSEALFAGLGITGTARNAVVTLPLSMTPSGGARNPYEAYIFVKAVDGLAPGIYHYSAFEHSLAKISDASPLLADLVGGQEWADTMPCMIVLVAHMDRTMWKYSDPNAYRVVMIEAGHIGQNIMLSATARGMTACPTAALSHTMIGELIGLRNPAHAPIYALTLGFPDAT
- a CDS encoding helix-turn-helix domain-containing protein, which produces MPDPVDILVGRNVRQLRARRRVSQLELGEALGLTFQQIQKYEKGTNRVSASKLHQIAVFLGVEISALFEGTEMAQFPSKVELSPEAYELAINYDRLRSPAGKEAVKTILTLMSTEKAA